The genomic region TTATTACTTTTTCTTACCGATTTTTGAAGGTCTTGGACCTTTTCTTGTTCTTGCATTTGAATGTGTTTTTTGACCTCTAACTGGTAATCCATTCTTATGCCTATAACCTCTGTATGATCCAATTTCTATTAACCTTGCAATGCTCTTTTGAACTTCTTGTCTTAATTCACCTTCAACAAGATAATGTTCATTGATATAGTGAGTTATTTTACTAATCTCATCATCTGATAATTCTTTTGCCCTTTTATCAGGGTCAATGCCTGTTGCTTCTAAAATTTCCATTGCTCTATGTTTCCCAATACCGTAAATGTATGTAAGAGCAATGAATAACTTCTTGTTATTTGGTACTTCAACACCCAAAATACGTGGCATTCAAATTTCCCTCCTTTAAAAATTATCCTTGTCTTTGGTTATGCTTAGGATTTTTGGAACAAACTACCCATACTCTGCCTTTTCTTCTGATAACTCTACAATGTTCACATCTCTTTTTTACTGAGGCTCTTACTTTCATTCGCTCATTCCTCCTCGTTACTTGGATTTCTTTTGATTCTTTCTCTACGTATTATTCTACCTCTATTTAAATCATAAATTGATACTTCAACTATTACTCTATCTCCAGGTA from Marinitoga aeolica harbors:
- the rpsM gene encoding 30S ribosomal protein S13, with the protein product MPRILGVEVPNNKKLFIALTYIYGIGKHRAMEILEATGIDPDKRAKELSDDEISKITHYINEHYLVEGELRQEVQKSIARLIEIGSYRGYRHKNGLPVRGQKTHSNARTRKGPRPSKIGKKK
- the rpmJ gene encoding 50S ribosomal protein L36 → MKVRASVKKRCEHCRVIRRKGRVWVVCSKNPKHNQRQG